ATCTAAGAAAACAGTCTAAAAAAAAATCCCAAACATAATTGTCTGGGATTTTCTATTTGTATATTCAGCATCACTGCCAACTATTAACTGTAAACTGCTAACTCTTACTTAACGTCCATCAATTCAACGTCAAAAATCAAAGTTGCATTTGGTGGAATAACACCACCTGCTCCTGCTGGCCCGTATCCTAAATCAGATGGAATCACAAAACGAGCTTTGTCTCCAACTTTCAACAAAGCAATACCTTCGTCCCAACCTTCAATTACCTGACCAATTCCTAATTTAAATTCGATTGGTTTTTTTCTTGGGTAAGAAGAATCAAAAACTTTACCGCTCTCCAATGAACCTTCATAATGAACAGAAACTGTTTTACCACTTTCTGCTTGTTTACCAGAACCTCTTTGGATGAATTGGTAACGTAAACCACTTTCAGTTTTTTCAAAACCAGCAGCTAATGTTTCCATTTTTGCTTCTGATTCTGCTTTCAAAGCAGCTTCTTTTTTCAAACGAGCACCTTTTAAACCAATGAAAGCTTCAATAGCATTCCATTTTTGAGCTTCTTCACCAACTCTGATAATTTCCAAAGTATCTAATGAATCCCCTTGAGCAACTGCATCAACTACATCTTGTCCTTCAACCACATGTCCAAAAACAGTGTGTTTGTTATCCAACCAAGAAGTTGGAACGTGTGTGATGTAAAATTGAGAACCATTAGAACCTGGTCCTGAATTAGCCATAGCTAAAACTCCTGGTTTATCATGTTTTAAAGATGGGTGAAACTCATCATCAAATTTATAACCTGGATCTCCTGTTCCAGTTCCTTGTGGGCAACCACCTTGAATCATAAAGTCAGGAATAACTCTATGAAAATTTAAACCATCATAGAATTTTTGTCCTTGAGGCTTTATTTTGTTTTCCATGTTTCCTTCTGCAAGAGCAACAAAGTTACCTACAGTTCCAGGAGTCAAATCGTGTGTTAATTTTACTAAAATCGCTCCTTTTGCAGTATTGAATTTAGCGTATATTCCGTTTTCCATGTTGTTTATTTTTTATTGAGGTGCAAATTTACAAATTAATTCAATATCAATTTGTGCTTTCTATTTTTTAGAACTTGGTTTGTATGTAAATCCGTAAACTAATAATGATAATAATGCCAAAACAGCGCCTCCGATAGTAACAGCATGCCATCCTCCCAACTTCCATAACAATAAACCGTAAGCAGATCCGCCAGCAGTTCCTAAAAAACTAAATGACATAAATACAGTATTTAATCTGTTTCTGGCTTCAGGTAACAGTGAATATACCCGGGTTTGGTTTGAGATATGAACACTTTGAATTCCAACATCAATAAGAACTATTCCGACGATAATTCCAATCACACTTTCGGTAGAAAAGTAAAAAACAATAAAACTGATTAAAAGCAATAAACAACCGTAACCAACAGCTATCCTAGAATTTCCTTTGTCTCCTAGTTTTCCAACTAATGGTGCTGCTAAAGCTCCCGAAACCCCTACGACTCCAAAAAGTCCTATTGTAGCACTATTAAAATGAAACGGTGAATCTGAAAGCAACAAAACCATTGTTGTCCAGAAAGCACCAAATTGAGCAAAAGCAAACACATTGATTAAAGTTGCTTCCCGCAAAACTGGTTGTGTTTTTATAAGTGTAAAAAGCGATTGAATTAATTGACCATAAGAACCCTCAAATTGTGGCTTATTTATTGGAAATGTATTCTGAATAACAAAAAATATCAAAAGACAAATTCCAGCAGCAATCCAAAACATAGACCTCCATCCAAAAACCTGTCCAATGAATCCGCTTAATGTTCTGGAAAGTAAAATTCCTATGAGTAATCCACTCATAATAGTTCCTACTACTTTTCCACGTTGTTGTGGCTCACATAAAGTAGCTGCCAATGGCAAAATAAGTTGTGGCACTATTGAGGTGATTCCGATAAGCAATGAAGCAATTTGTAAAATAAAAAAATTCTTTGAAGTAGCTGCAATAATTAAAGCAATAACAGAGGCAAAAGTAGTTACCAGTATTTGCTTTTTACGTTCAATTTTATCACCCAGTGGTACCATAAAGAACAAACCAATAGCGTAACCAGCCTGAGTTAAATAAGTAACTGTCCCGGCATTGGCCTCGGGAATTTTAAATTCCTTGGCAATTAAAATAATTAAAGGTTGGCAATAATACAGATTGGCAACTATAAGCCCAGTACAGGCTGCCATAAACAAGACATTCGTTTTCGATAAATTCATGTTGCAAAAATACTATACTAATTCTGACCCAATCTTTAATTATTTCATAAAATCTTCTCGAATGGGGCTAAAAACATCAATCAGCAAACCATCTTCAAGACAAAGCACACCATGAATTGCGTGAGGCGGAATGTAAAAACAATCTCCTTCTTTCATCACTTTTGTGATACTATTGATTGTCACTTCAAATGATCCTTTGGCTACATTGGTAACTTGCGAATGGTAATGATTATGAAGAACTCCAATAGCACCTTTTTCGAAAAGCACATTCACCATCATAATGGTATCATCATACCCCATAATTTTGCGTTTGATGCCTTCGCCAACCACTTCCCATTCAAATTCATCGTCTTTTATAAATTCTTTGCTTGCTCCAAAACTTTGCATCGTATTTTATTTTATTGTTAAAAACATGTTTTTGTTACACAATTCAATCTCTGTCTATTTCTATGCAAAAATAACTCATTGATTACAATTCAAACAATATCAAAATTATTTAATTGTAATCAATGAGTTATTCTGTAAAAACTAAAACCTTTTTAATACTTATATCTACAAACTTAATTGCTCATCAATAAGATGTGTTAAATCTTGTTCGGAAGTTCCAAATGCAATTACGCTTCCATTTTTGTCTATTAAAATTTTTGTTGGAATTCCCTCTATTTTGTACTTTGTAGTAATCGCA
The Flavobacterium sp. 5 DNA segment above includes these coding regions:
- a CDS encoding peptidylprolyl isomerase yields the protein MENGIYAKFNTAKGAILVKLTHDLTPGTVGNFVALAEGNMENKIKPQGQKFYDGLNFHRVIPDFMIQGGCPQGTGTGDPGYKFDDEFHPSLKHDKPGVLAMANSGPGSNGSQFYITHVPTSWLDNKHTVFGHVVEGQDVVDAVAQGDSLDTLEIIRVGEEAQKWNAIEAFIGLKGARLKKEAALKAESEAKMETLAAGFEKTESGLRYQFIQRGSGKQAESGKTVSVHYEGSLESGKVFDSSYPRKKPIEFKLGIGQVIEGWDEGIALLKVGDKARFVIPSDLGYGPAGAGGVIPPNATLIFDVELMDVK
- a CDS encoding MFS transporter; amino-acid sequence: MNLSKTNVLFMAACTGLIVANLYYCQPLIILIAKEFKIPEANAGTVTYLTQAGYAIGLFFMVPLGDKIERKKQILVTTFASVIALIIAATSKNFFILQIASLLIGITSIVPQLILPLAATLCEPQQRGKVVGTIMSGLLIGILLSRTLSGFIGQVFGWRSMFWIAAGICLLIFFVIQNTFPINKPQFEGSYGQLIQSLFTLIKTQPVLREATLINVFAFAQFGAFWTTMVLLLSDSPFHFNSATIGLFGVVGVSGALAAPLVGKLGDKGNSRIAVGYGCLLLLISFIVFYFSTESVIGIIVGIVLIDVGIQSVHISNQTRVYSLLPEARNRLNTVFMSFSFLGTAGGSAYGLLLWKLGGWHAVTIGGAVLALLSLLVYGFTYKPSSKK
- a CDS encoding cupin domain-containing protein → MQSFGASKEFIKDDEFEWEVVGEGIKRKIMGYDDTIMMVNVLFEKGAIGVLHNHYHSQVTNVAKGSFEVTINSITKVMKEGDCFYIPPHAIHGVLCLEDGLLIDVFSPIREDFMK